One Streptomyces sp. NBC_00223 genomic window carries:
- a CDS encoding acyl carrier protein yields the protein MSAVTGPAENPGAHPVEEGIARLWADALGRQPPSFDADFFDVGGTSLALVRFLGGVQDTYGVELPMDQLFTGGFSVSYAAAAVEELLLAGVDPNELDTLVAELDSLSDDEIRVLLAEES from the coding sequence ATGAGCGCCGTCACCGGTCCCGCGGAGAACCCCGGCGCCCACCCGGTCGAGGAGGGGATCGCCCGGCTCTGGGCCGACGCCCTCGGCCGGCAACCACCAAGCTTCGACGCCGACTTCTTCGACGTGGGCGGCACTTCGCTCGCGCTGGTCCGTTTCCTGGGCGGCGTCCAGGACACCTACGGCGTCGAACTGCCCATGGACCAGCTCTTCACCGGCGGCTTCTCCGTCTCGTACGCCGCCGCGGCCGTCGAGGAACTGCTGCTGGCCGGGGTCGACCCGAACGAACTGGACACGCTCGTGGCCGAGTTGGACTCACTGAGCGACGACGAGATCCGTGTGCTCCTCGCGGAGGAGTCGTAA
- a CDS encoding 2-oxo acid dehydrogenase subunit E2 — translation MTEYRMPKINNNDAAYVLLEWAVPDGGKVAEGDPLLEVETSKAVEELPAPSGGLVEILAEPGREYAPGALLARLHEDAGALDASRTATLAAAARVASAAQVASAAVTAPGTADGPGPVVTAPARALLAELGIPEEAVRALGVPLVRRAEVEQLAAARAAAGAAETSSDSDGSGQAARRAPEADPPGTVIAPLSRLQRAVAATVTSSHREVPAAFTAVEVDVTDALAEARALSARFGTLVGLAELTLAALAARRATDPGCFAALTDDGAATRLVPGAHIGVTFDLGNGLFVPVVRDADRAGLGELARALMAHRMTALRGTFRDRDLQGANITLTLHTDPGVSFALPIVFPGQACALSLASPRRVAVPDDEGAVRVRSLVQVGAAFDHRLVNGRDVVALLRGVKDGLETPLPLAAGDDR, via the coding sequence ATGACCGAGTACCGCATGCCGAAGATCAACAACAACGACGCCGCGTACGTCCTGCTGGAGTGGGCGGTGCCCGACGGCGGCAAGGTCGCCGAGGGCGATCCGCTGCTGGAGGTGGAGACCTCCAAGGCGGTGGAGGAGCTGCCGGCCCCGTCCGGCGGCCTGGTGGAGATCCTGGCGGAGCCCGGGCGGGAGTACGCGCCGGGCGCGTTGCTGGCCCGGCTGCACGAGGACGCCGGGGCGCTGGACGCCTCGCGGACGGCGACGCTCGCCGCCGCCGCGCGGGTCGCTTCGGCCGCGCAGGTCGCTTCGGCCGCTGTGACCGCGCCGGGTACGGCCGACGGGCCCGGGCCCGTGGTGACCGCCCCCGCGCGCGCCCTGCTGGCCGAACTCGGCATACCGGAGGAGGCCGTACGGGCCCTGGGCGTGCCGCTGGTGCGGCGCGCGGAGGTCGAGCAGTTGGCCGCGGCGCGGGCCGCCGCCGGGGCGGCGGAGACGTCTTCGGATTCGGACGGTTCGGGGCAGGCCGCGCGGCGGGCGCCCGAGGCCGACCCGCCGGGGACGGTGATCGCCCCGCTGTCCCGGCTGCAACGGGCGGTGGCCGCCACCGTCACCTCGTCGCACCGGGAGGTGCCCGCCGCCTTCACCGCCGTCGAGGTGGACGTCACGGACGCGCTGGCCGAGGCACGCGCGCTGTCCGCCCGTTTCGGCACCCTCGTGGGGCTCGCCGAACTGACCCTCGCCGCGCTGGCCGCCCGCCGGGCCACCGACCCCGGGTGCTTCGCCGCGCTCACCGACGACGGCGCCGCCACCCGGCTCGTGCCGGGCGCGCACATCGGGGTGACCTTCGACCTCGGCAACGGGCTGTTCGTCCCCGTCGTGCGCGACGCGGACCGGGCCGGGCTCGGCGAACTGGCCCGGGCACTGATGGCCCACCGGATGACGGCGCTGCGCGGGACCTTCCGCGACCGGGACCTCCAGGGCGCCAACATCACCCTCACGCTGCACACCGACCCCGGGGTGTCCTTCGCCCTGCCGATCGTCTTCCCCGGCCAGGCGTGCGCGCTGTCCCTGGCCTCTCCCCGCCGGGTCGCCGTGCCCGACGACGAGGGGGCGGTACGGGTACGCAGCCTCGTGCAGGTCGGCGCGGCGTTCGACCACCGGCTGGTCAACGGCCGAGACGTGGTGGCGCTCCTGCGCGGCGTCAAGGACGGCCTCGAAACGCCCCTGCCCCTGGCAGCGGGTGACGACCGATGA
- a CDS encoding condensation domain-containing protein, whose product MSTPAEARAPEPVGADVRTTAAPAARADVEATAGGGRRALALRLLAARRRAGGGERGIPRQPRDGRPLECSAEQRRVWLAERMGEPGVVPPSTAALALEGPLEPARLTTALATVVNRHPILRTRYTAEGSEPRQIPPAAPLTPREANALVDTVDLSVLPEDEREPVAQSLAVEAGDHRFDLATGPMLRLTVLRLAPDSHRLLLVCHHIAADGRSMEILLAELASAYRALATDAQPPQAPPGADRADYADYAAWSRRRLDRVLPERLAYWRHRLAGAPPLLDADLPAPARRPHPGERRTATALAHVDAATLDRLRSAGGTGSQLTAHTALLAGFLVLLGRCADRDDLTVGVVWGGRSHPELDDVVGCFTDLLPLRVSVAAAPDFGRLAVRVRDTLAAAFAQAAPFDQVVSAVAPRRAPGVHPLFQVLFVQREEALTYPDDPAHGWGPGFAQRPWGREVNSTAYDFTLAATVGPEGAELVLTYPLERFSRQAVDLLAQELTELYALLAARPQEPVGELRTAEAWRNPERDQDRDRDLSRDHEPAAGDLPPVRTAEAGDGDPPPSAREAETVAELRALWREVLGRDDVDDHGDLFALGGDSLAVVRIVARIEERFGAEVPIRVFFDSPTPAGFGAALTALLEEERHVR is encoded by the coding sequence ATGAGCACACCGGCGGAGGCGCGGGCGCCCGAGCCCGTAGGGGCGGATGTGCGGACGACTGCCGCGCCGGCCGCGCGGGCCGACGTAGAGGCGACCGCCGGAGGCGGGCGGCGGGCTTTGGCGTTGCGGTTGTTGGCCGCGCGGCGGCGGGCCGGGGGCGGGGAGCGGGGGATTCCGCGGCAGCCCAGGGACGGGCGCCCGCTGGAGTGCTCGGCAGAGCAGCGGCGCGTGTGGCTGGCGGAGCGGATGGGCGAGCCGGGCGTCGTGCCCCCGTCGACCGCCGCGCTGGCCCTCGAAGGGCCGCTCGAACCCGCCCGGCTGACCACCGCGCTGGCCACCGTGGTGAACCGCCACCCGATCCTGCGCACCCGCTACACCGCGGAGGGCAGCGAGCCGCGCCAGATCCCGCCCGCCGCCCCCCTGACCCCGCGCGAGGCGAACGCCCTCGTGGACACGGTCGACCTCTCGGTCCTCCCCGAGGACGAGCGCGAGCCCGTCGCGCAGTCGCTCGCCGTGGAAGCGGGCGACCACCGGTTCGACCTGGCCACCGGACCCATGCTGCGGCTGACCGTGCTGCGGCTGGCGCCCGACAGCCACCGGCTGCTGCTGGTCTGCCACCACATCGCGGCCGACGGGCGTTCGATGGAGATCCTGCTCGCCGAACTCGCCTCCGCCTACCGGGCGTTGGCAACGGACGCACAGCCGCCGCAGGCCCCGCCCGGCGCGGACCGGGCCGACTACGCGGACTACGCCGCCTGGTCCCGGCGCCGACTGGACCGGGTGCTGCCCGAACGGCTCGCGTACTGGCGCCACCGGCTGGCGGGCGCTCCCCCGCTGCTCGACGCCGATCTGCCCGCGCCGGCCCGCCGCCCCCACCCGGGCGAACGCCGTACCGCGACCGCGCTGGCCCACGTGGACGCCGCGACACTCGACCGGCTGCGTTCTGCGGGCGGCACCGGCAGCCAACTGACCGCGCACACCGCCCTGTTGGCCGGATTCCTGGTGCTGCTCGGCCGCTGTGCCGACCGCGACGACCTGACGGTCGGCGTGGTCTGGGGCGGCCGTTCGCACCCCGAACTCGACGACGTGGTCGGCTGCTTCACCGATCTGCTGCCGCTGCGCGTCTCCGTGGCCGCCGCCCCGGACTTCGGCCGGCTGGCCGTACGGGTCCGGGACACGCTCGCCGCCGCCTTCGCCCAGGCGGCGCCCTTCGACCAGGTCGTCTCGGCCGTGGCACCCAGGCGCGCGCCGGGCGTGCACCCGCTGTTCCAGGTGCTGTTCGTACAGCGTGAGGAGGCGCTCACCTACCCCGACGATCCCGCGCACGGCTGGGGCCCCGGCTTCGCCCAGCGTCCCTGGGGCCGCGAGGTGAACAGCACGGCCTACGACTTCACGCTCGCCGCCACGGTAGGGCCGGAGGGCGCCGAGTTGGTGCTGACGTATCCGCTGGAACGGTTCTCCCGGCAGGCGGTCGACCTGCTGGCCCAGGAGTTGACGGAGCTGTACGCGCTGCTCGCCGCCCGGCCGCAGGAGCCGGTGGGCGAGCTGCGGACCGCCGAGGCGTGGCGAAACCCGGAACGCGACCAGGACCGGGACCGGGACCTCAGCCGGGACCACGAGCCGGCCGCGGGTGACCTCCCGCCCGTACGTACCGCCGAAGCCGGGGACGGCGACCCGCCGCCCTCCGCCCGCGAAGCGGAGACCGTCGCCGAACTGCGGGCCCTGTGGCGCGAGGTGCTGGGCCGCGACGACGTCGACGACCACGGCGACCTGTTCGCGCTCGGCGGCGACTCGCTCGCCGTGGTCCGGATCGTCGCCCGGATCGAGGAGCGCTTCGGCGCGGAGGTGCCGATCCGGGTGTTCTTCGACTCCCCCACCCCGGCCGGCTTCGGCGCGGCCCTCACCGCTCTCCTGGAGGAGGAACGCCATGTCCGATGA
- a CDS encoding AAA family ATPase, protein MTGRLLELHVQNFRSLRDVTIPLGPLTVLVGPNGVGKTNVLKVFDFLADIIQSDLEPALSRRGGFDEVAFWGGTEPPTSMRIGLKATWTTHSSQTAPDAYELTVHRRAAPNQLPGYALARREKFAFKRTQGQGRRITISSERATVTDTNAAEESEKQIGIQRLSSGLSTLPRLAESEGGNEVARVADRLSSFRVFDVNVDAARSPARIPPRNELPLTPDAGNLAAFFFQLQRNQDLWDRLLEDARTVLPQLEHIVFDATGGSAHHIAVHLQERGLRRTTPLADASYGTVRFLGLLALLYDPHPPALTCVEEIDHGLHPQALRLIVERLREASERSQYIVATHSPALVDRLRPEEFVICERDREGASIIPAISAKDVHEIVKETGDQALGELWFSGVLGGDLTGDEL, encoded by the coding sequence ATGACCGGCCGCCTGCTCGAACTGCATGTGCAGAACTTCCGCAGTCTGCGGGATGTCACCATCCCGTTGGGGCCCCTGACCGTGCTCGTGGGGCCGAACGGCGTGGGCAAGACGAATGTGCTCAAGGTCTTCGACTTCCTGGCCGACATCATCCAGAGCGATCTGGAGCCGGCTCTGTCCAGGCGGGGCGGATTTGACGAGGTGGCGTTCTGGGGCGGTACCGAACCACCGACGTCGATGCGTATCGGTCTCAAGGCCACCTGGACCACTCACTCGAGCCAGACCGCACCCGACGCATACGAACTCACCGTTCACCGACGTGCCGCGCCCAACCAACTACCCGGTTACGCACTCGCCCGACGCGAAAAGTTCGCCTTCAAACGCACCCAGGGCCAGGGGCGCCGTATCACCATCTCCAGCGAACGAGCCACGGTGACGGACACCAACGCCGCTGAGGAGTCCGAGAAACAAATCGGGATCCAGCGGCTGAGCAGCGGCCTGTCGACGCTGCCGCGCCTTGCGGAGTCGGAGGGCGGAAACGAGGTGGCACGCGTCGCCGACCGGCTCTCCTCGTTCCGGGTCTTCGACGTCAACGTCGACGCCGCCCGTTCGCCGGCCCGCATTCCGCCGAGAAACGAACTCCCGCTCACCCCCGACGCCGGGAACCTCGCCGCCTTCTTCTTCCAACTCCAGCGGAACCAGGACCTCTGGGACCGGCTTCTCGAAGACGCCAGGACCGTGCTTCCTCAGCTTGAGCACATCGTTTTCGACGCGACCGGCGGATCGGCTCACCATATCGCCGTCCATCTCCAGGAACGCGGTCTGCGGCGAACGACCCCGCTGGCCGACGCGTCCTATGGAACGGTCCGGTTCCTGGGACTTCTCGCGCTGCTCTACGACCCCCATCCCCCCGCGCTCACCTGCGTGGAGGAGATCGACCACGGACTCCATCCTCAGGCACTCCGGCTCATCGTCGAACGGCTGCGAGAGGCGAGTGAGCGCAGCCAGTACATCGTCGCCACGCACTCTCCGGCCCTCGTCGACCGTCTCCGTCCCGAGGAGTTCGTCATCTGCGAGCGCGACCGGGAAGGCGCTTCGATCATTCCGGCCATATCGGCGAAGGACGTGCACGAGATCGTCAAGGAAACCGGGGACCAGGCACTGGGCGAGTTGTGGTTCTCCGGTGTACTCGGCGGCGACCTCACGGGAGACGAACTGTGA
- a CDS encoding DJ-1/PfpI family protein, protein MTVKILLVTGDAAESMEVFYPYQRLTEEGYTVEIAAPSRKKLRFVVHDFEDGFDTYTEKPGYTWPADLAFEEVDPAQYAALVIPGGRAPEYLRNNPALQRIVEHFFQQDKPVAQICHGPLISAAAGVLSGRRTAAYPALEPDVVVAGAQYQDGDAVVDGTLVSARAWPDHPGWMRAFIDILRKTAPPA, encoded by the coding sequence ATGACGGTGAAGATCCTTCTGGTGACCGGCGACGCGGCCGAATCGATGGAGGTGTTCTACCCGTACCAGCGGCTGACCGAGGAGGGGTACACGGTGGAGATCGCCGCGCCCTCGCGGAAGAAGCTGCGGTTCGTGGTGCACGACTTCGAGGACGGCTTCGACACCTACACCGAGAAGCCCGGGTACACCTGGCCGGCCGACCTCGCCTTCGAGGAGGTCGACCCGGCGCAGTACGCGGCACTGGTCATCCCCGGGGGCAGGGCGCCCGAGTATCTGCGCAACAACCCGGCGCTGCAACGGATCGTCGAGCACTTCTTCCAGCAGGACAAGCCGGTCGCCCAGATCTGCCACGGCCCGCTGATCTCGGCCGCGGCGGGCGTGCTGTCCGGTCGGCGTACGGCGGCCTACCCGGCGCTCGAACCCGATGTCGTGGTGGCCGGGGCGCAGTACCAGGACGGTGACGCGGTGGTGGACGGCACGCTGGTCTCCGCTCGGGCCTGGCCGGATCACCCCGGGTGGATGCGGGCGTTCATCGACATCCTGCGCAAGACCGCGCCGCCCGCCTGA
- a CDS encoding alpha-ketoacid dehydrogenase subunit alpha/beta, producing the protein MLRTAAPTTRGGAPEPSQPSELPEPTESSESSEPSDQDLALLLLIRHFEQSLLTLFGEGRISGTTHTCLGQEYVPVAVAPLLRADDFVFSNHRGHGHYLARTGDAEGLLAEVMGRAGAVCGGVGGSQHVYAGGYLSTGVQGESLPVAVGAALHSRRTRPGALALAFVGDGTWGEGSVYEALNMAALWRLPVVVVVENNGIAQSTPTSAQLAGTIRDRARAFGADYHHSAQRDVAALRAELAPLIGRVREGHGPLVVELATDRLGPHSKGDDTRSADEVAALRAEDWYARYAAAFPERFAEWDARQADAVRALVAEVSARPPSDGRAASVGATADRAPGVPTPTPTPTDSDGPARERVAQNLNRALHDLFEADPSVQLLGEDVSDPYGGAFKITRGLSTRFGDRVRSTPLSEGGIVGAGAGIALAGGKAVVEMMFGDFVTLAFDQLVNFAAKSVTMYGRPVPVPLLIRCPVGGRRGYGPTHSQSPQKHLLGVPDLALYELTPFHDAGPLLRHALGRGGPAVLFEDKILYTERRFTGGTVDDVLRYELVGAQPALAVVGPAGIERFDAVVIAPGGLAHRALEAVRELLLQDEVSCRLLVPAQLHPLDGDGLAALCGDAPAVLVVEDGTPGGSWGTEVAHVLHDRLWSTLGRPVRVLSAADSVIPAAPHLEERVFASAGDIRGAVLAMTADHADHAVHHGQERRP; encoded by the coding sequence ATGTTGAGAACCGCGGCACCCACCACGCGCGGCGGAGCCCCCGAGCCCTCGCAACCGTCGGAACTCCCGGAACCCACCGAATCCTCCGAGTCGTCCGAACCCTCGGACCAGGACCTCGCACTCCTGCTGCTGATCCGCCACTTCGAGCAGTCCCTGCTCACCCTCTTCGGCGAGGGCCGGATCAGCGGGACCACACACACCTGCCTGGGCCAGGAGTACGTCCCGGTCGCCGTCGCCCCGCTGCTGCGCGCGGACGACTTCGTCTTCAGCAACCACCGCGGCCACGGCCACTATCTGGCCAGGACCGGTGACGCCGAGGGCCTGCTCGCCGAGGTCATGGGCCGGGCGGGCGCGGTCTGCGGCGGGGTCGGCGGCAGCCAGCACGTATACGCCGGCGGCTATCTGTCCACCGGTGTGCAGGGCGAGAGCCTGCCGGTCGCCGTCGGGGCCGCCCTGCACAGCCGCCGCACCCGGCCCGGCGCCCTCGCGCTGGCCTTCGTCGGCGACGGCACGTGGGGCGAGGGCTCGGTGTACGAGGCGCTGAACATGGCCGCGCTGTGGCGGCTGCCCGTCGTGGTCGTGGTGGAGAACAACGGCATCGCGCAGTCCACGCCCACCTCCGCTCAGCTCGCCGGCACCATCCGGGACCGCGCCCGGGCCTTCGGCGCCGACTACCACCACTCGGCGCAGCGGGACGTCGCCGCGCTGCGGGCCGAACTCGCCCCCCTGATCGGGCGGGTGCGCGAGGGCCACGGCCCGCTGGTGGTGGAGCTGGCCACCGACCGGCTCGGCCCGCACAGCAAGGGCGACGACACCCGGTCCGCCGACGAGGTGGCGGCGCTGCGCGCGGAGGACTGGTACGCGCGGTACGCGGCGGCGTTCCCCGAGCGGTTCGCGGAGTGGGACGCCCGTCAGGCCGACGCCGTACGCGCCCTGGTCGCCGAGGTGTCCGCGCGGCCGCCGTCCGACGGGCGGGCCGCGTCCGTCGGCGCGACCGCCGACAGGGCGCCGGGCGTACCGACGCCCACGCCCACCCCCACGGACAGCGACGGCCCCGCCCGCGAACGCGTCGCCCAGAACCTCAACCGCGCGCTGCACGACCTCTTCGAGGCCGACCCCTCCGTCCAGCTGCTGGGCGAGGACGTCAGCGACCCCTACGGCGGCGCGTTCAAGATCACCCGGGGGCTGTCCACCCGCTTCGGCGACCGGGTACGTTCCACCCCGCTCAGCGAGGGCGGCATCGTCGGCGCGGGCGCGGGCATCGCGCTGGCGGGCGGCAAGGCCGTGGTGGAGATGATGTTCGGCGACTTCGTCACGCTCGCCTTCGACCAACTGGTCAACTTCGCCGCCAAGTCCGTGACCATGTACGGCCGTCCGGTGCCCGTACCGCTGCTGATCCGCTGCCCGGTGGGCGGCCGCCGGGGCTACGGGCCGACGCACAGCCAGAGTCCGCAGAAGCATCTGCTCGGTGTGCCGGACCTGGCGCTGTACGAACTCACGCCGTTCCACGACGCGGGCCCGCTGCTGCGGCACGCGCTCGGCCGTGGCGGTCCCGCCGTGCTGTTCGAGGACAAGATCCTCTACACCGAACGCCGGTTCACCGGGGGCACGGTGGATGACGTGCTGCGCTACGAACTGGTCGGCGCGCAACCGGCGTTGGCGGTCGTCGGACCGGCCGGTATCGAGCGTTTCGACGCGGTGGTGATCGCGCCCGGCGGCCTCGCCCACCGGGCCCTGGAGGCGGTGCGCGAGCTGCTGCTCCAGGACGAGGTGAGCTGCCGGCTGCTCGTACCGGCGCAACTGCACCCGCTGGACGGGGACGGACTCGCGGCGCTGTGCGGCGACGCCCCGGCCGTACTGGTCGTGGAGGACGGTACGCCGGGCGGCAGTTGGGGCACAGAGGTCGCGCACGTCCTGCACGACCGGCTGTGGTCGACGCTCGGCCGGCCGGTCCGGGTGCTGAGCGCGGCGGACAGCGTGATCCCCGCCGCACCCCATCTGGAGGAGCGGGTGTTCGCGAGCGCCGGGGACATCCGCGGCGCCGTCCTCGCGATGACCGCCGACCACGCCGACCACGCAGTTCACCACGGACAGGAGCGGCGGCCATGA
- a CDS encoding nucleotide disphospho-sugar-binding domain-containing protein, translated as MALFLLVTHGSDGDVLPFVGLGAALTRAGHRAVLLTHAPYRDAALAAGLGFEPIDGEAEFERTLADTPTLLGGDRQPWDAFYRRNGLFEQIVTETAALRRLHRPGETVLVGRHTSAVSVRFAAELLGAPVAWVAVAPIQLAAVPVAAHVYGTQLAEGFADVRRRLGLAPLDEWRGWFAGCDTEIGLWPGWFDAAGHHSPDRVVLTGFPLADGASDALGATTGTGGVGAAGSLTAFNELFGEEVRPVLATGGTGRMLRPDYYPALVAAAELSELPTVLVARHRELLPARLPRNVRWSPGLRYADVLPKAAAIVHHGGIGTCARALAAGTPQVLMADGIDRPDNAARLARHGLAHAVPATDWQPDVLARRIRAAARDTGCSARVRAVAGPGKGRPALEVAAELLAALPHGRESGARPARGGAALADRLRGLPPAERAHLLTRLRHRLPLPPPTAGSHPAASISAPEAPSSAGAHPPGDLPKQDALPAPGSRAEPGAESVRPASANRLSTGPNPPERTTSTRTRAAADVTPEEAGSARARTPGGLSEAADHPSSPDDCTEPGAPAAATVAGGPDERTAATRIPASPVEPDVRGNSGSRPGVAATGGAVGGSRGGRMRILLAQNLIHLPSHGGANRSNRLLLEQLAARGHDCHVVSPLTGALATHDTGTADPGPDADPGAAADALLARGVTLLSDGPDAVVYTHRGVTVHAVRSPSLLPARVRTVARDLVPDRTLVPGDDPGHMMLGAALAATPTRVVYLVHTLQQLPFGPGAFYPSEAGTRLVRKAAAVIAVSKAGQDYVREHAGLRARLVYPQVYGSGPFPAYGVFGRGAVTMVNPCGYKGITVLLALADALPDTPFLAVPTWGTQPDELAELRRRPNITTVAPVDDIDEVLRRTGVLLMPSLWDETFGYTCVEAMLRGIPVLASAVGGLGEAKLGVPGLLPVRRVTRYAAREGQARPVPVVPEQDLGPWRTALDRLLTDRAHYDDRARASRAAAESFVTGIDPGDFERALRDVEITDDTPGSPSPRPRHTTATRTAALRVLAARRAAALRTAPVPTAVKADAGTGPGADERYGVAAPDPRSVTADATNGEGAQPC; from the coding sequence ATGGCTCTCTTCCTGTTGGTCACGCACGGCAGTGACGGCGACGTCCTCCCGTTCGTGGGCCTCGGTGCCGCGCTGACCAGGGCCGGTCACCGGGCCGTACTGCTCACCCACGCCCCCTACCGCGACGCCGCGCTCGCCGCCGGTCTCGGCTTCGAACCGATCGACGGCGAGGCCGAGTTCGAGCGCACTCTCGCCGACACCCCCACGCTGCTCGGCGGCGACCGGCAGCCGTGGGACGCCTTCTACCGCCGCAACGGCCTCTTCGAGCAGATCGTCACCGAGACGGCCGCGCTGCGCAGGCTGCACCGGCCCGGCGAGACCGTACTGGTCGGCCGGCACACCTCCGCGGTCTCCGTACGGTTCGCCGCCGAACTGCTCGGCGCGCCCGTCGCCTGGGTGGCGGTGGCACCGATCCAGCTCGCCGCAGTGCCCGTGGCCGCCCATGTCTACGGCACCCAGCTCGCCGAGGGGTTCGCCGACGTACGGCGGCGGCTCGGGCTGGCCCCGCTGGACGAGTGGCGCGGCTGGTTCGCCGGGTGCGACACCGAGATCGGGCTCTGGCCGGGCTGGTTCGACGCCGCCGGCCACCACTCGCCCGACCGGGTCGTGCTCACCGGATTCCCCCTCGCGGACGGAGCGTCCGACGCGCTGGGGGCCACGACGGGGACCGGCGGCGTGGGGGCCGCCGGTTCCCTCACCGCGTTCAACGAGCTGTTCGGCGAGGAGGTCCGCCCGGTCCTGGCGACCGGCGGCACCGGGCGCATGCTGCGCCCCGACTACTACCCGGCGCTGGTGGCGGCCGCGGAGCTGAGCGAGCTGCCCACCGTCCTGGTCGCCCGCCACCGTGAGCTGCTGCCCGCCCGGCTGCCGCGCAACGTCCGCTGGAGCCCGGGGCTCCGCTACGCCGACGTACTGCCGAAGGCCGCCGCGATCGTGCACCACGGCGGCATCGGTACGTGTGCGCGTGCGCTGGCGGCCGGTACGCCGCAGGTGCTGATGGCCGACGGGATCGACCGGCCCGACAACGCCGCCAGGCTCGCCCGGCACGGTCTCGCCCACGCGGTGCCGGCCACCGACTGGCAGCCGGACGTGCTGGCGCGCCGGATACGGGCCGCCGCGCGCGACACGGGGTGTTCGGCGCGGGTGCGGGCGGTCGCCGGGCCGGGGAAGGGCCGTCCGGCCCTGGAGGTGGCGGCCGAACTGCTCGCGGCGCTCCCGCACGGGCGCGAGTCCGGTGCCCGGCCGGCACGCGGCGGCGCGGCCCTCGCGGACCGCCTCCGCGGCCTGCCCCCCGCCGAACGCGCCCACCTCCTGACCCGCCTCCGCCACCGCCTCCCCCTACCGCCCCCGACAGCCGGGTCCCACCCCGCCGCATCGATCAGCGCACCCGAGGCGCCCAGCTCGGCCGGGGCCCACCCGCCGGGCGACTTGCCCAAGCAGGACGCTCTGCCCGCCCCGGGCAGCAGGGCCGAACCGGGCGCGGAGTCCGTACGGCCCGCCTCGGCCAACCGCCTGTCCACGGGCCCCAACCCGCCCGAGCGGACCACCTCAACCCGCACCCGCGCGGCGGCGGATGTCACGCCCGAGGAGGCCGGCTCGGCCAGGGCCCGCACGCCGGGCGGCTTGTCCGAGGCGGCCGACCACCCGTCCTCGCCGGACGACTGCACCGAGCCGGGCGCACCCGCGGCGGCGACCGTGGCCGGTGGGCCGGACGAGCGGACCGCGGCAACTCGCATACCGGCCAGCCCGGTTGAGCCGGATGTTCGTGGTAACAGCGGGTCGCGGCCCGGCGTCGCGGCGACGGGCGGCGCCGTCGGAGGCAGCCGGGGCGGGCGGATGAGGATTCTGCTCGCGCAGAACCTCATCCACCTCCCCTCGCACGGCGGCGCCAACCGTTCCAACCGCCTGCTGCTCGAACAGTTGGCGGCCCGCGGCCACGACTGCCATGTCGTGAGCCCCCTGACCGGCGCACTCGCCACCCACGACACGGGCACGGCCGACCCCGGCCCCGACGCCGACCCCGGCGCCGCCGCCGACGCCCTGCTCGCCCGCGGCGTCACCCTCCTGTCCGACGGCCCCGACGCCGTCGTCTACACCCACCGCGGCGTCACCGTGCACGCCGTCCGCTCGCCGTCGCTGCTGCCCGCCCGGGTACGGACCGTCGCACGGGACCTCGTACCGGACCGGACCCTCGTACCGGGCGACGACCCCGGGCACATGATGCTCGGCGCCGCCCTCGCGGCCACCCCCACGCGGGTGGTCTACCTGGTCCACACCCTCCAGCAACTCCCCTTCGGGCCGGGCGCGTTCTACCCGAGCGAGGCCGGCACCCGGCTGGTGCGCAAGGCCGCGGCGGTGATCGCGGTGAGCAAGGCCGGCCAGGACTACGTACGCGAACACGCCGGACTGCGGGCCCGGTTGGTGTACCCGCAGGTGTACGGGAGCGGCCCGTTCCCCGCGTACGGCGTCTTCGGCCGGGGCGCCGTCACGATGGTCAACCCCTGTGGCTACAAGGGCATCACCGTGCTGCTCGCGCTCGCGGACGCGCTGCCCGACACCCCGTTCCTCGCCGTACCGACCTGGGGCACCCAGCCGGACGAACTGGCCGAGCTGCGGCGGCGGCCCAACATCACGACCGTCGCACCCGTGGACGACATCGACGAGGTGCTGCGCCGTACCGGTGTGCTGCTGATGCCCTCGCTCTGGGACGAGACCTTCGGCTACACCTGCGTGGAGGCCATGCTGCGCGGCATCCCGGTGCTGGCGTCGGCGGTCGGCGGGCTCGGCGAGGCCAAGCTCGGGGTCCCCGGTCTGCTGCCGGTACGCCGGGTGACCCGGTACGCGGCGCGCGAGGGACAGGCCAGGCCCGTCCCCGTCGTCCCCGAGCAGGACCTCGGCCCGTGGCGTACGGCCCTGGACCGACTCCTCACCGACCGGGCGCACTACGACGACCGGGCTCGGGCGTCCCGGGCGGCCGCGGAGAGCTTTGTCACCGGGATCGACCCCGGCGACTTCGAACGTGCCCTACGGGACGTCGAGATCACGGACGACACCCCCGGCTCCCCTTCCCCCAGGCCCCGTCACACCACGGCCACCCGCACGGCCGCACTGCGCGTACTGGCGGCACGGCGGGCCGCCGCCCTGCGCACGGCCCCGGTCCCGACCGCCGTGAAGGCCGACGCGGGCACCGGACCCGGCGCGGACGAACGATACGGCGTGGCCGCCCCGGACCCCCGGTCCGTCACGGCCGACGCAACGAACGGAGAGGGCGCACAGCCATGTTGA